One segment of Chionomys nivalis chromosome 1, mChiNiv1.1, whole genome shotgun sequence DNA contains the following:
- the Cd8a gene encoding T-cell surface glycoprotein CD8 alpha chain has translation MASLVTCFLSLTLLLDLVAELQGSEQLQISYAKTPPELGKELKLKCKVLLSTSQGCTWLFQKDGSGVKPTFLLYHSMTRIKVNDKLDENQFSGEKNDKEYTLILKKFGEENQGYYFCSVTGNSVVYFSPLLRAFLPGKPTTPVPRPPTPVPTVGTSRSPTCRPGSGASVEKRGLDFDCNIFIWAPLAGICGVLLLSLVITLICCHRNRRRVCKCPRPLVRQAGKPSPSEKFV, from the exons ATGGCCTCGCTGGTGACCTGCTTTCTGTCGCTGACCCTGCTGCTTG ACCTTGTCGCTGAGCTCCAAGGTTCGGAACAGTTACAAATATCGTATGCGAAGACACCCCCTGAACTTGGCAAGGAGTTAAAGCTGAAGTGCAAGGTGCTGTTGTCCACTTCGCAAGGATGCACTTGGCTCTTCCAGAAGGACGGCTCCGGAGTTAAACCCACCTTCCTCCTCTATCACTCTATGACCCGGATCAAAGTGAATGACAAACTGGATGAAAACCAGTTCTCTGGCGAGAAAAATGACAAAGAGTACACCCTCATTCTGAAGAAGTTCGGCGAGGAAAACCAGGGCTACTATTTCTGCTCTGTGACAGGCAACTCGGTGGTGTACTTCAGTCCTCTCCTGCGGGCCTTCCTGCCAG GGAAGCCTACCACGCCAGTGCCGCGACCACCCACACCAGTGCCCACTGTCGGGACATCCCGGTCCCCAACTTGCCGGCCCGGGTCGGGTGCCTCAG TGGAGAAGAGGGGATTGGACTTCGACTGTAATATCTTCATCTGGGCACCGTTAGCCGGAATCTGCGGGGTGCTTCTGCTGTCCCTGGTCATCACTCTCATCTGCTGCCACA GGAACCGAAGGCGCGTGTGCAAATGTCCCAG GCCTCTGGTCAGACAAGCAGGCAAGCCCAGCCCTTCAGAAAAATTTGTGTAA